From Caldicellulosiruptor hydrothermalis 108, a single genomic window includes:
- the era gene encoding GTPase Era encodes MAFKSGFVALIGRPNVGKSTLMNYLVGKKISIISPKPQTTRNSIKGILTLEDAQIIFIDTPGVHPPKNKLGEYMVKVSEKTLKEVDLILYIVEAIDNGIGPWDEAIIEKLKEVETPKILVLNKSDLASKENMEILKSIFSTKLNFESIVDIAAINGYNCDLLLSKIKELLPEGPKYYLDDMTTDVRESFIVAEIIREKILLNLSEEVPHGVGIAIERFAERENKDILDIEATIYCEKDSHKAIIIGKGGQMLKKIGMQAREELEMIFGIKVNLQLWVKVKKNWRDDISAMKMLGYNLKEV; translated from the coding sequence ATGGCATTCAAATCCGGATTTGTTGCGTTAATTGGTCGTCCTAATGTTGGTAAATCTACTCTTATGAACTACCTTGTTGGTAAAAAGATCTCTATTATTTCTCCCAAACCACAGACAACCAGAAACAGTATAAAAGGTATCCTCACATTAGAAGATGCTCAGATTATATTCATCGACACACCAGGTGTTCATCCTCCAAAGAACAAGCTGGGTGAGTATATGGTAAAGGTGTCTGAGAAGACTTTAAAAGAAGTAGATTTGATTTTGTATATTGTAGAAGCAATCGACAATGGAATTGGACCATGGGATGAAGCAATAATAGAAAAGTTAAAGGAAGTGGAAACTCCCAAGATTCTGGTTTTGAACAAATCTGACCTTGCTTCAAAAGAGAATATGGAGATACTGAAAAGCATTTTCTCCACAAAACTGAATTTTGAATCTATAGTTGACATAGCTGCAATTAACGGGTACAATTGCGACCTGCTTCTTAGCAAAATAAAGGAACTGCTTCCAGAAGGGCCAAAGTATTATCTTGACGATATGACAACTGATGTGAGAGAAAGCTTCATTGTAGCAGAGATTATAAGAGAAAAGATTTTGCTCAATCTTTCTGAAGAAGTACCGCACGGCGTTGGAATTGCGATTGAGAGGTTTGCAGAAAGAGAAAACAAGGATATACTGGATATTGAAGCCACCATCTATTGTGAAAAAGATTCGCACAAAGCAATAATTATTGGTAAAGGCGGTCAGATGCTTAAGAAAATTGGAATGCAAGCACGGGAAGAGCTTGAGATGATATTCGGAATAAAAGTAAATCTT